In the genome of Salvelinus sp. IW2-2015 linkage group LG25, ASM291031v2, whole genome shotgun sequence, one region contains:
- the LOC111951707 gene encoding olfactory receptor 14I1 gives MTLFLFSVMVNSYLLIALKSSDSFSWRPRYTLLKNLIVSDLLLSLALSSTVLRCLLTRHTLVFGGWCILQVTVCSTGILCSLLTLTLMAVERFIFICHGLRYMVILTSRRLHLAIALTWVLSVTVAVVRVGLLLSGQTSFGRAIPGLLCDPIIMDKLPGLHWAMKMFHTVTIIVVLLVCILTFSICYRRMYQAARRVVEPFHSDNSLARHTITFYFFMFFLQLLPIMGNIARLVLRKTMSMTPPDHLSLAERSMFLTVLVAFMVPPCINPLAYGIRNTEVRHTLAQLFRLQQRRRGEVA, from the coding sequence ATGactcttttcctcttctctgtGATGGTGAACAGCTACCTGCTGATCGCGCTGAAGAGCTCAGATAGCTTCTCCTGGCGGCCTCGCTATACTCTGCTGAAGAATCTGATCGTCAGTGACCTGttgctgtctctcgctctgtcgtcCACCGTGCTCCGCTGCCTGTTGACCAGGCACACACTGGTGTTTGGAGGCTGGTGCATTTTGCAGGTCACTGTCTGTAGCACAGGCATCCTATGCTCTCTGCTCACTCTGACCCTCATGGCCGTGGAGCGTTTCATCTTTATATGCCACGGCCTCCGTTACATGGTCATCTTGACTTCCAGGCGACTACATCTGGCCATAGCGCTGACCTGGGTACTTTCCGTGACCGTAGCTGTTGTCCGAGTGGGTCTTCTACTCTCTGGACAGACCTCTTTTGGCAGAGCCATTCCAGGGCTACTATGCGATCCCATAATCATGGATAAACTACCTGGCCTTCACTGGGCAATGAAGATGTTCCACACAGTCACTATCATTGTTGTACTTCTCGTCTGCATCTTGACCTTCTCCATCTGCTACAGACGCATGTACCAAGCGGCCCGCAGAGTCGTGGAACCCTTCCACTCTGACAATAGTCTCGCCCGTCACACCATCACCTTCTATTTCTTCATGTTCTTCCTGCAGCTGCTGCCCATCATGGGGAATATAGCTAGATTGGTGCTAAGGAAAACCATGTCCATGACACCTCCTGATCATTTGTCACTGGCGGAGCGCTCAATGTTTTTAACTGTGTTAGTGGCGTTCATGGTACCGCCATGCATCAACCCACTTGCCTACGGTATTCGGAACACGGAGGTACGGCACACACTGGCACAGCTGTTCAGACTGCAGCAGAGGAGGCGGGGAGAAGTGGCCTAA